One window of Siniperca chuatsi isolate FFG_IHB_CAS linkage group LG19, ASM2008510v1, whole genome shotgun sequence genomic DNA carries:
- the abhd10b gene encoding abhydrolase domain containing 10, depalmitoylase b isoform X1 produces the protein MAAFALRSCRRGLSQILSNGGLAALSSKRLEGDRRHKSTVQYASRPDLPKLAYRRVKGKSPGVVFLPGYGSSMNGQKAESLEEFCRSLGHSYLRFDYTGHGASEGVLAEGTIGTWKKDVLFVLDELAEGPQILVGSSIGGWLMLLAAIARPEKTAALVGISTAADHIVTSFNSLPLETRREFEEKGEWTVPTKHSEEGFYKFNMDFLREAENHCVLQSPIPITCPVRLIHGLKDEDVPWHISMQVAERVLSPDVDVILRRHGQHRMSDKDDIKLMVYTIDDLIDKLTTLV, from the exons ATGGCAGCCTTCGCGCTGAGGTCCTGCCGCAGAGGACTTTCCCAGATATTAAGTAATGGAGGGCTCGCAGCTTTATCTTCAAAGCGTCTGGAAG gagacaggagacacaaGTCCACAGTTCAGTATGCTTCACGACCAGACCTTCCAAAGCTGGCCTACAGAAGAGTGAAGGGCAAGAGCCCAGGTGTGGTCTTCCTCCCAGGATATGGCTCCAGCATGAACGGGCAGAAAGCTGAGTCACTGGAGGAGTTCTGTAGGTCACTAGGGCACTCATACCTTAG GTTTGACTACACAGGACATGGGGCCTCAGAGGGGGTGCTAGCAGAAGGAACTATTGGTACCTGGAAAAAAGATGTTCTTTTCGTGTTGGATGAGTTAGCAGAGGGGCCACAG ATACTGGTGGGTTCCAGTATAGGCGGTTGGCTCATGCTGCTGGCAGCCATTGCAAGACCAGAGAAGACTGCAGCACTGGTGGGCATCTCCACTGCTGCTGATCACATTGTCACATCGTTCAACTCTCTTCCTCTGGAG ACACGCAGGGAGTTTGAGGAGAAGGGGGAGTGGACAGTGCCCACCAAACACTCAGAGGAGGGTTTTTATAAGTTTAACATGGACTTTCTGCGCGAGGCAGAAAATCACTGTGTGCTCCAGAGTCCCATCCCCATCACCTGTCCCGTGCGGCTCATTCATGGGCTCAAAGATGAGGACGTCCCATGGCACATCTCCATGCAGGTTGCAGAACGCGTCCTCAGCCCTGATGTGGATGTCATCCTTCGGCGACATGGCCAGCACCGTATGTCTGACAAGGACGACATCAAGCTCATGGTCTACACTATTGACGATCTCATAGACAAGCTGACCACTTTGGTCTGA
- the abhd10b gene encoding abhydrolase domain containing 10, depalmitoylase b isoform X2 produces MAAFALRSCRRGLSQILSNGGLAALSSKRLEDRRHKSTVQYASRPDLPKLAYRRVKGKSPGVVFLPGYGSSMNGQKAESLEEFCRSLGHSYLRFDYTGHGASEGVLAEGTIGTWKKDVLFVLDELAEGPQILVGSSIGGWLMLLAAIARPEKTAALVGISTAADHIVTSFNSLPLETRREFEEKGEWTVPTKHSEEGFYKFNMDFLREAENHCVLQSPIPITCPVRLIHGLKDEDVPWHISMQVAERVLSPDVDVILRRHGQHRMSDKDDIKLMVYTIDDLIDKLTTLV; encoded by the exons ATGGCAGCCTTCGCGCTGAGGTCCTGCCGCAGAGGACTTTCCCAGATATTAAGTAATGGAGGGCTCGCAGCTTTATCTTCAAAGCGTCTGGAAG acaggagacacaaGTCCACAGTTCAGTATGCTTCACGACCAGACCTTCCAAAGCTGGCCTACAGAAGAGTGAAGGGCAAGAGCCCAGGTGTGGTCTTCCTCCCAGGATATGGCTCCAGCATGAACGGGCAGAAAGCTGAGTCACTGGAGGAGTTCTGTAGGTCACTAGGGCACTCATACCTTAG GTTTGACTACACAGGACATGGGGCCTCAGAGGGGGTGCTAGCAGAAGGAACTATTGGTACCTGGAAAAAAGATGTTCTTTTCGTGTTGGATGAGTTAGCAGAGGGGCCACAG ATACTGGTGGGTTCCAGTATAGGCGGTTGGCTCATGCTGCTGGCAGCCATTGCAAGACCAGAGAAGACTGCAGCACTGGTGGGCATCTCCACTGCTGCTGATCACATTGTCACATCGTTCAACTCTCTTCCTCTGGAG ACACGCAGGGAGTTTGAGGAGAAGGGGGAGTGGACAGTGCCCACCAAACACTCAGAGGAGGGTTTTTATAAGTTTAACATGGACTTTCTGCGCGAGGCAGAAAATCACTGTGTGCTCCAGAGTCCCATCCCCATCACCTGTCCCGTGCGGCTCATTCATGGGCTCAAAGATGAGGACGTCCCATGGCACATCTCCATGCAGGTTGCAGAACGCGTCCTCAGCCCTGATGTGGATGTCATCCTTCGGCGACATGGCCAGCACCGTATGTCTGACAAGGACGACATCAAGCTCATGGTCTACACTATTGACGATCTCATAGACAAGCTGACCACTTTGGTCTGA